The Nocardioides marmorisolisilvae genomic interval AAAGTGACCAAGAAGTACGACAAGGCGACGACCCCACACCGGCGCGCCGAGCGACACGAGGCCGTCGTCGCCGAGGACAAGACCATCCTTGCCGACTTCTACGCCAACCTGAACCCCGCCGCGATCCAACGCCAGATCCAGGCCCTCACAGTCAAGCTGCTGACCCTGACCACCAGCAAGGCGGCAGCCCTCAGAAAGCCCGACCTCACGCGCGCATCCGGTCATGAGTCAACGAAACCAGCTACGCGCGCATCTTGACATGAGTCACCGGGCCCTCACCGTCACCGACATCGCCACCGGATGGACCGAGAACCGCAGCGTGCCCAACAAGGCCCGCAAATGGGTGATCGCGGCGTTGGAGGAAATCTCTTCGATCATGCCGTTCCCGGTGATCGGGGTCGATTCGGACAACGGATCGGAGTTCATCAATCACCACCTGCTCGACTGGTGTGAGCGACGCAAGATCACCTTCACCCGGTCGCGGCCCGGCAACTCCAACGACGGCGCCCACGTGGAGCAGAAGAACTGGGCGATCGTACGGACCGTGGTCGGCTACCACCGCTACGACACCAACGCGGAACTGGCTCTACTGAACGAGATCTGGGTCCTGCAGTCACAGATGACGAACTTCTTCGGCGCCCAGCAGAAGTTGATCTCCAAGGTCCGCGACGGCGCGAAAGTGACCAAGAAGTACGACAAGGCGACGACCCCACACCGGCGCGCCGAGCGACACGAGGCCGTCGTCGCCGAGGACAAGACCATCCTTGCCGACTTCTACGCCAACCTGAACCCCGCCGCGATCCAACGCCAGATCCAGGCCCTCACAGTCAAGCTGCTGACCCTGACCACCAGCAAGGCGGCAGCCCTCAGAAAGCCCGACCTCACGCGCGCATCCGGTCATGAGTCAACGAAACCAGCTACGCGCGCATCTTGACATGAGTCACCGGGGGGAGCGCTTCACGGGCACCTTGACTTGATGCACTCCGGTCGCAGACCTCGTCGAGTCCCCCGAGGACGAGCATGCGTAGCCGGTATATGTCGAGCTTGCGAGGCGCCGCTCACGACGCCTCATTAGTGCCGACGATCCTCTGGGTCGGCTGAATATGCTCAGTGGGCCGCGCCGTTAGCATCGACAGCCCGGAACAGGTAGATCCCGACCACTCGGCCAGTCACGGTTGTCCGCTCGCCTGACGAGAGGACCTTCTCCCGACTCGACGAGCCCGACTCAATGAACAGCCAGGTTGCATGCTCGAGCCGCCAGCCGAACGCTTCGATCTTGCCAAGAAGGTCCGGTGCGGCACCGTGTCGCGTGGTCTTCGCCTGGTCGAAACCAGGGGCAAGAAAGAAGTCGCTGCTGTAACCCGACAGCGTCGAGTGTGCGATCTCGACTTGGAAGAACCGGTCGCCCCGCTGGGCAGCGGCTTCGGCTTGGCCGACAGGGGTGAGGAGGTATGCGTTGCGGCGCTGCTCTTCAGCCTTGGACGCACGGGCCTGCTCCTTGGCGAACCTCTTCCGCTCCCGTGGATTGGTCGTGGCTACCGCGCTACTGGCGACTGCAGCATCGTCCGCGGGCTTCCTGTGGTCGGTCCACGCTTCGCCGTCCCAATAGCGCAGATCCTGACCATCATCGGTCGGGTCGGGATACCACCCCGCAGGTGCACTACTCATGCGGCAAACGATAGGTCAACTGGCGGTGAGAAAATGCAACTCTGTCCACGCCTCCGGAAAGCGATGCGGTGTTTGCTTGAGTCACCGGCGGAGGCGTGAAACGAGAGTTGGCCGATCCTTCAGGCGTGGACCGAGCACGCACCGTTTACGCGTTGCCGGAGCGCGAGGAAGTCGACAATGGGCACGCGTCCCGCGCCGGGGTCGATCGCACCGTGCGACGGGCCCCCGGGGCCGCCCGAGTAGGACGCCAGCGATCGAGCGGCTACTACGGCGGTCATCGATCTCGTTCGCAACTGAACGCTCCCAAGGAGCGACGCCGTCAGTTACAGGGAGCGCCTTCGCAGCACGGACGGATGTACCCGCAGCCGTCGCAGCGCTCGTGGGACGTCTCCCAGCGCATCAACGTGCCGCAATTCGGGCACGGCTCGGTCAGATCAGCCATCCCCCAAGCGTAGGTTGACGATCGCGTGATGCTCGGTCGACACGACGGAGCCGGACACGCACCTCCTTGATGACCACTGAATCGCCGAGGAGGTCGCGATGCCCACCTTCAACGATCCGATCGCGGACGCGGCCGAAGTCAGTGAGGCCATGCGCGGCCTCGCGCATGCGACGCGCAACGTCGAGGACCCGACCGCGATCTACAGCGCCATCGGCTCGCTCAGCGCCGCGCTCAGATCCATGGCCCAGGTGCTGCACCAGCTGGGCGAGACCCACGACCGCATGTCCGCAAGCAACCGACCTGCGCCGATCGGCCGACCTGGTCGTGCGGCGGCGTACCAGGTCTCGTGGGAGCTCCACCGCGCTTCGGAGATGGTCAACCAGGTCGCAGCGACCGTCGACCACGCGCACCAGATCGAAGCTGCGATCACCTACGACGTCCACCTCCCGCCCGAACCGGTGCCCACCGTCCGGCGCGAGCACGGCCTGTCGCTGTGAACAACCGGTACGAGGAGCACCGGCTCTACTCGAGCGTGCTCGTCGCCCCCGGCCGCGAGAAGCGATCTGACCGTCGGCTCCGGAAGGCATCCGCCCGCGCGCTGATCGCCGAGGACCGCGGAGCACGAAGGGCCGCCGCGAAGCAGAGGGCCGAGGACCTCGCGGCCGAGCGGCGCTCCACGGTCACGCTTCCCCGAGCCGGCGAACCCGGTCCGGCAGCGCTACGTACGCCGGGCAGGTTCCGGCTCCCCCGCCACCAGGACACCTCAGCCACCCTTGCGGGTGCCTACCCGTTCCTCGCCGAAGGGGGCCTCGGCGCCGAGGGCGTGTTCGTCGGCCAGGACCTCTACTCCGGATCGTCGTTCGTCTACGACCCCTGGGTCCTCTACTCTCGCGGACTGATCACCGCACCGAACCTCGTGCTCGCGGGCATCGTCGGCGCCGGCAAGTCCAGCCTCGCCAAGAGCCTCTACACGCGCTCCATCCCGTTCGGCCGCCGCGTCTACGTGCCCGGCGACCCCAAGGGCGAGCACACGCCGGTGGCCGAAGCCGTCGGCGGCAAGGCGGTCCTGCTCGGCCATGGGATGGCCAACCGGCTCAACCCGCTCGACGAGGGCCACCGTCCAGTAGGGCTCGATGACGTCCAATGGGCCAGCCAGGTCACGTCGCGGCGTAGGGATCTGATCGGTGCCCTCGCCGAAACGGTGCTCGACCGGCGGCTCACCCCGCTGGAGCACACCGCGGTCGACCTTGCCCTGGACGTGACGGTTCGCGGCGCCGACGTACCCGTCCTCCCGATGGTCGTCGATCGGCTTCTCGCCCCCAGCCCCACCGACGACCATGACGGCCGACTCACCGAGGACGGCCGCGTCGTCGGCCATGCCCTGCGCCGCCTCGTAGCGGGCGACCTTGCCGGGCTCTTCGACGGCCCGTCGACGGTGCCGTTCGACGCGAGCCTGCCGATGATCTCCCTCGACCTTTCCCGCGTTGCTGAGAACGCGACCCTCATCTCGGTACTGATGACCTGCGCGTCCGCGTGGATGGAGTCCGCACTGATTGATCCCACCGGCAGCCCGAGGTGGGTTGTCTACGACGAGGCTTGGCGCCTCATGTCTCATCCCGCGCTTCTGCGGCGGATGGACGCCCACTGGCGGCTCGCGCGGCATTACGGGATCGCGAACATGCTGATCTTCCACAAGCTCTCCGACCTCGACAACGTCGGCGACTCGGGCTCGGCGATGCGTGCCCTCGCGTCGTCCCTGCTGGCGAACGCCGAGACCCGGATCGTCTACCGCCAAGAATCCGACCAGCTCGGCCTCACCTCGGCCGCGCTCGGCCTGACCGGCACCGAGCAGGCGCTGATCCCGACGCTCGGTACAGGACAGGGGCTGTGGCGGATCAAGAATCGATCCTTCGTGGTACAGCATCAGATGCATCCGGCCGAGCTCGAACTCTTCGATACGTCGGCTCGCGCGGCGGCTGTCTAATGGAAGTTTGCGCCGAAACCGTTAATATTCACGCGAAATTCCATTAGACAACCTCGGCATGCCCATGTTCCCGCACCCCCTTGGATG includes:
- a CDS encoding ATP-binding protein, whose product is MNNRYEEHRLYSSVLVAPGREKRSDRRLRKASARALIAEDRGARRAAAKQRAEDLAAERRSTVTLPRAGEPGPAALRTPGRFRLPRHQDTSATLAGAYPFLAEGGLGAEGVFVGQDLYSGSSFVYDPWVLYSRGLITAPNLVLAGIVGAGKSSLAKSLYTRSIPFGRRVYVPGDPKGEHTPVAEAVGGKAVLLGHGMANRLNPLDEGHRPVGLDDVQWASQVTSRRRDLIGALAETVLDRRLTPLEHTAVDLALDVTVRGADVPVLPMVVDRLLAPSPTDDHDGRLTEDGRVVGHALRRLVAGDLAGLFDGPSTVPFDASLPMISLDLSRVAENATLISVLMTCASAWMESALIDPTGSPRWVVYDEAWRLMSHPALLRRMDAHWRLARHYGIANMLIFHKLSDLDNVGDSGSAMRALASSLLANAETRIVYRQESDQLGLTSAALGLTGTEQALIPTLGTGQGLWRIKNRSFVVQHQMHPAELELFDTSARAAAV
- a CDS encoding DUF2510 domain-containing protein → MSSAPAGWYPDPTDDGQDLRYWDGEAWTDHRKPADDAAVASSAVATTNPRERKRFAKEQARASKAEEQRRNAYLLTPVGQAEAAAQRGDRFFQVEIAHSTLSGYSSDFFLAPGFDQAKTTRHGAAPDLLGKIEAFGWRLEHATWLFIESGSSSREKVLSSGERTTVTGRVVGIYLFRAVDANGAAH
- a CDS encoding integrase catalytic domain-containing protein codes for the protein MSHRALTVTDIATGWTENRSVPNKARKWVIAALEEISSIMPFPVIGVDSDNGSEFINHHLLDWCERRKITFTRSRPGNSNDGAHVEQKNWAIVRTVVGYHRYDTNAELALLNEIWVLQSQMTNFFGAQQKLISKVRDGAKVTKKYDKATTPHRRAERHEAVVAEDKTILADFYANLNPAAIQRQIQALTVKLLTLTTSKAAALRKPDLTRASGHESTKPATRAS